The genomic segment ACCTTAAATTCTTTAAAATCAGGCGAACAGCCCAAAAAATTTACAAGCGCTTCATTACCGGCATTATCCTTTTTAACAGTATCAATAAAAGGCTTTACAGTCTCATTCAAATCCTTAAAAGCCTTTTGAAACCCAGGCACAAAATCATCTTTAAAACAATTTAACGACTCATCAATACACTGCCTGACATAATCATAAACCAGGTTAAGAAACCGCTCATTTTCCCCCCGGTACAGCCAGACAACAGACAGGATATTTTTAAGCTGCTCAGGACTGAAATCAAAAATCTTTCTTGTAACCTTGCGGAAGATATTACGCGCATCAATCATAAGTACCTTATTTTTAAGGTGTTCAGGCTTGTTTTTATTAAAAAACCAAAGCTCGCAGGGAACCGTCCTGGTGTAAAAAAAGTTTGACCGTATGGCAGTCATAATCTCCACATGACCAGTTTCAACAAGTTTCTGCCGTATTTTTGCCTCGTCCCTGCCTGCACTGGAAGCCTGGGAAGACATTACAAAACCTGCCCTGCCTGTTTCATTAAGATAGCTGTAAAAATAGCTGATCCAGATATAATTCCCGCTTGAAACCTTATCTTTTTTATTAACACCCGGAAGCCCAAAGGGCAGACGGGTATCTTTTTTCACCTTGTCAGCGTCAACCTCGTCAACATTAAACGGGGGATTAGCCATGACAAAATCAGCTTTTCCTGCAAGCTCGTGGGGGTCTTCATAATAGGTAATAGCCTTTTCAATCCTGCCTTCAAGCCCGTGAACAGCAAGATTCATCTTTGCCAGCCTGATCGTTGTCGGATTTTTTTCAAGCCCGTAAAAAGTCAGGCGCTCCATTGGGTTTTCATGAAGCTGCTCAACAAAACGGGCGCTTTGGACAAACATGCCCCCTGAACCGCAGGCAGGGTCAAGGACAATGCCTCTTTTTGGTTCTAAAACATTGGCAATCATGGAAACTAAGGAAACAGGGGTAAAAAACTCGCCGCCGTCATGGGCTTTCTGGTCTGCAAACTGGGTAAGGAAATATTCATAAATCCTGCCGAAAATATCCCCTGAAGCCTGTTTCAGTTCTTCAGGGTTCAAGTCCCGGAGGAGTTTTCCGATTACGTCATTGTCAAGCTCCTGGTATTCGCTTTTTGGCAGGACACCTTTTAAAGACTGGTAATCAGCTTCAATGGATTCCATTGCATCTATGACAGCCTGCGCCCTGTCATCACCGTCTTTTAAAGCAATTAAATAATCAAACTGTGCTTTTTCCTGCAAAAAAACAGCGCTTTTCTGTGAGAAATCCTCTTTTGAAAGTGGTCTTGTTTTGCCTCCCCGCTTTGGAAGATTTTTTACAACCTCGTCTTTAACTGCAAGATACCGGCTGTAAGCATGGCGCAGGAAGATAAGCCCCATTACCGGCATAAAATATTCATTACTGGCATAATTGGAATTTGAGCGCAGTGTATCAGCAGAACTCCACAGCCGTTTTTCAATTGCTTCAATATTTTCAAGCTGAGCCATCAGGTCTCCGTTTTATAATTTTTCAAAAAAATCGGGTTCTTAAGCACCTGCACATAAATTTTGTAACATATTGTAGGGGCAGCCCCCTGTGGCTGCCCTCGCTGCAAGGGCAGGCACAGGGGCCTGCCCCTACGGATGTTATGAAATTTTTGATGAGGTACTTAGGCATTTCCCAATTAATAATTTACCCTCAAACCCTAAGGGTTTTAAAAACCCTTAGGGTTTCATTCCAGGTATATTATTTATTAATAATTCCCTTAAATGATTTTTGTGAAAATGTTAAATGTAGGGGTAAGAAAAAACATAGCCGCAAAAAAGATTAAAGAACCAGAAAATTACTCCCCTGTTGCCACAAAAACAGGTTTTACAACAACCCCGCTTTCCTTGTCATGATATTCCTGCTCATATTTTTCCCTGTATCCTTCGGGAATGTATTCCACAAATTCCACAAGCCAGATCAAATCAAGCTTTAATG from the Desulfonema limicola genome contains:
- a CDS encoding type I restriction-modification system subunit M, whose protein sequence is MAQLENIEAIEKRLWSSADTLRSNSNYASNEYFMPVMGLIFLRHAYSRYLAVKDEVVKNLPKRGGKTRPLSKEDFSQKSAVFLQEKAQFDYLIALKDGDDRAQAVIDAMESIEADYQSLKGVLPKSEYQELDNDVIGKLLRDLNPEELKQASGDIFGRIYEYFLTQFADQKAHDGGEFFTPVSLVSMIANVLEPKRGIVLDPACGSGGMFVQSARFVEQLHENPMERLTFYGLEKNPTTIRLAKMNLAVHGLEGRIEKAITYYEDPHELAGKADFVMANPPFNVDEVDADKVKKDTRLPFGLPGVNKKDKVSSGNYIWISYFYSYLNETGRAGFVMSSQASSAGRDEAKIRQKLVETGHVEIMTAIRSNFFYTRTVPCELWFFNKNKPEHLKNKVLMIDARNIFRKVTRKIFDFSPEQLKNILSVVWLYRGENERFLNLVYDYVRQCIDESLNCFKDDFVPGFQKAFKDLNETVKPFIDTVKKDNAGNEALVNFLGCSPDFKEFKVYAAQVQKSFNKLSGNVNISRLKDFIENVLADLSARTKDISKEIDLVYKTACRMIEVCEQDMEAKENKLWNTREIIKARKKLDETRKAAVEQLKKVRYFYRQAAWLVKRFPDGVFCDVEGFVKLVDRKELQANDWSLTPGRYVGIAPEEEDEDFDFGETMREIHQEIESLNTQAVELAEKIRGNFEGMLKYDAN